In Mugil cephalus isolate CIBA_MC_2020 chromosome 20, CIBA_Mcephalus_1.1, whole genome shotgun sequence, the following are encoded in one genomic region:
- the cldni gene encoding claudin i → MGSSAIQMVCVTLGVLGLIGVIVCCALPRWKVSSFTGANIVTSQTTEEGLWMNCVVQSTGQQQCKKYDSLLVLPSDLQAARALTIISCMLSSLSLLILFCGADFTTCVENEDVKPKISIAAGVGLLLAGILAIIPVSWSAHIVVQNFNNPINMSQRMELGACIFIGWAAGALLLLAGGLLCCVSRSGSGSSGGTAKYYSNSASAPSKNYV, encoded by the exons ATGGGATCATCAGCAATTCAGATGGTATGTGTGACccttggggtccttggtctgattGGCGTCATAGTGTGCTGCGCTCTCCCTCGCTGGAAAGTGTCTTCGTTCACAGGAGCCAACATTGTGACTTCACAG ACCACTGAGGAGGGTTTATGGATGAATTGTGTGGTACAGAGCACTGGCCAGCAGCAGTGCAAGAAGTACGATTCCCTGCTGGTGTTGCCCTCTGATCTGCAGGCTGCCCGAGCCTTGACCATTATCAGCTGCATGCTCAGCAGCCTCAGCCTCCTCATCCTGTTCTGTGGGGCCGACTTTACCACCTGTGTGGAGAATGAGGATGTCAAGCCTAAGATCAGCATAGCGGCCGGGGTGGGCCTGCTGCTGGCCGGAATCCTGGCGATCATCCCCGTCAGCTGGTCCGCACATATTGTTGTGCAAAACTTCAACAACCCCATTAATATGTCTCAGAGGATGGAGCTGGGAGCGTGTATTTTCATTGGCTGGGCGGCTGGTGCGCTTCTCCTTCTGGCTGGGGGCTTGCTCTGCTGCGTCAGCAGGTCCGGATCTGGCAGCTCAGGGGGAACCGCTAAGTACTACAGCAACAGCGCCTCAGCCCCAAGCAAAAACTACGTGTAG